In the Pelmatolapia mariae isolate MD_Pm_ZW linkage group LG10_11, Pm_UMD_F_2, whole genome shotgun sequence genome, GCTGCCTGTGCAGGTTGTGTCCCATCAGAGTCCAGGAACACAGAGGTGCTCAGTTTATATAAGAATCAAACCAATCAAATAATGTTTccactaatttaaaaaaatcttatggaaacataaaaaattaTTGGTGAAAAATATCCACCTCTAATGAAGGCGAATCATCCGACTCCAGCCAAAAGCCTCAGCTGGGTGCAGATTGATGAGGAAACGTTTTTCTTCCTCACATCACAGAAACCACGTTTATTTCATGCGTCACACTTTTTCACAGCTGCAGCTCTCCACACACTTCCTGTCCggtgtcactgctgtttacctGCTCTGACCGGTGGAAACAGGGCGTGCTTCCTCGCTCTTCCTTCCTCGGTGGACCAGGTCATGATGTCACGTGTGggagacaaacacagacacaagaggagtgttttttctctctgtttaaaGCATCGGTTTATAAACTCAAACCTTCAAAATACACAGCTGCTTTAAACACAACTGTAAAAAACACGTATCTGACATTATTCTGTCAAACTGTCACAACACGTGTTTTATTTAAGACCATTAACTCTGCTCTGACTGTACCGAGCCCTCGTCTGCACCTGTGAACGGTTTGTACGCTGTTTTCTTGAGGTCTCCTCCACCAGGGCTCAGATCTTTCTGCTCATGACCTCTCAGTCTCTGCTTCCTGCTCTGCTGTCTTCTTTGAGCCGGTGACTCTGTCCTCTTTAAAGGAGACTGTTGGTCGTTTTAAGCCTGCAGGGTCTCCAAATGATACTACCCCTCCTCGACTCTTAAAACACGTGTTAACTGCAGTTGGAACTCTGCTTTTTGAGCTGGTAAACCACAGTTTGATGTCAGATGTTGTCCCTAAAGATGTTAAACATGCTGTAGTCAAACCCCTGATTAAAAAACCTGCTCTTGATCCTATGACTCCTGTAAATTACAGGTCTATCTCCAAACtatcttttctttccaaatgtCTTGAAAAGAGCTCACAGCCAATAAACGGCCTTCCTTGGAAAGCAAAATGTTTTAGATGTTTcccagtctggttttaaacccTTTCACTGAATCAGCCCTGTTCAAAGTTTTAATGACATATTTTTAGCTCCTGTCGCTCGGGACTGTGTTGTTCTGGTGCTTTTAGATTTGACAGCTGCGTCTGATACAGTGGATCACGTCATTTTACTCTCTGGTTTGGAGCACTGGGTGGGCACGGCACTGGAGTGGTTCAGGTCCTACTTGGCAGGGTGAACTTTTGTGCCGTGCTGTCCTCCGCTCCTCTGTGGTGTGGTGTCCCACAGGGCTCAGTTCTCGGCcccctcctcttttctttgtaTCTGCCCCCTCTTGGTTCTGTACTGAGAAAACTCAGTTGCGTTGTATTCCCcttttatgctgatgactgtcagatctatgtccCTCTAAAGAACAAAAGCACATACTCCACACAGCCACTACTTCAGTGTCTTGAAATTAAGGCTTGGATGTctcttaactttttaaaattcaatgaCAAAAAGACCGAGGTGATGGTTTTTGGTAGCCCCACTGAGACCCCCAGTGTGTATTTAGTTACCTTGGCCCAGTATGTTAAACCAGCTGTCACAAACCTGGGGGTCAAAGTGGACTGTGATCTGAAGTTTGACAGTCAGATTAAGGCAGCTGGCTAAAATAAAGCCAGTTTTCACAGCTATCCACGCCTTTGTTAGCACTCagctggattactgtaatgcactgGGCTCAGCGCATCATATATTACTCATCTACAGAGGGTGCAAAATGCCGCAGCTCGTCTTTTAACTGGCACTCGAAAGTTTGAGCACATTTCCCCTATTTCagcttcacttcactggctgcccattacttttaggattcattttaaaattcttttatttgcttttaaagctctcCATGGCCTCGCCCCATCTcatctctctgagctgctacagcctcatacacccacccgctctctcaggtcagctgatcagctgctccTGCATGTACCCAAGACAAAACTTAGAGATCGTGCTTTTGCTGTAGCAGCTCCCAAACTTTTTTAGTTGGTtctatgttgttttttaatatagggctgtttgaaattgaatttttttttcttaacatatctgctgtaaagcactttggatgttaaagtgctttataaataaagttggattggatAAAGTGGTGTGGGTGTTCCACAGGGATCACTTTTAGGACTCTTCATCTTTCTAATGTTTGCTAATAATCCACACTGTTCTCTACATGCCGCTAACGCTTTCATGTGTTTTCAAAATGTGCCTCAAACATCAGATTAGCTAAAACTGAAAGCATTTATTTTACACAGTAAAAGTGTCCCACGCAGATTTTTCCACCCACAGCAAAATGCTAAACCTCTGTACACAGTCATATCAGTGTGTGTAAAGTCCTTACACACATGGAGAGTTTTACACAAAGACTTTACTAAACAGATAAATGCATCATTTTGTTAACTGTAATTATAAATAATACTTTGTTTCCATTTCTCATGTATTTGTTCCTCATGTTCTATGAAACtagcacagagacagaaatgGTGCAATGAGCCTTTAATTCACAACATGCAATAAATCACAACTTGTAGTttgaacatattttaaaaatgtagaaaaacaaCTCGAGTCGTGTTTGTGATGTCACTCATAACACTGTACACATCTTTTATtgtaatataataaaatcacaGGTCCAGCCTGATCGTGGCTCCTCACAGAAGCCAAGTGACCAATCCACACCCACAGAACATTAAGGCACTTTGGAGAAAACACTAAATGAACTACCAGGTGACCGTGTCCACTGGGCTCCTCGCTCTCATatgtatacatttatttttaaaattggaAATCTGTTCCTAGTCTCGATCTCAAACATTCAATTCACAGATTCAGAACTTTAAGAAGCAAACGTCCAATCAGAATTTAACGTTGGAGAAAGAAGAAGCTTTGAAACAGCTGTTAGGACGGCTGCTCCACGACctgcttttacagcttttcctggCGCCGCCCCGTGTGTCATCACAGgaaacagcagtgacaggaTTCAGCTCAAACTAAAtgactttaacaaaaaaagatttaataTGAGCTGAATAATCGACCAAATGTCTGCAGGACTTTAGTCTGTAGTAGAAACACAATCAGtggcattaaaaatgaaaaaatagacCTGAGACTAAAAGTTGCTGTTGCAGTAAAATGTTTCCATGTGTGAAGCTTTGTTGGTCTCAAATGAAATCAAACAGACTCGAGATTAAAGaaagtcacctttctcactcactatgtgttaacagacctctctgcactgaatcatatctgttattaatctctgtctctcttccacagcatgtctttatcctgtcctccttctctcaccccaaccggttgcagcagatggccccgcccctcctgagcctggttctgccagaggtttcttcctgttaaaagggagtttttccttcccactgtcaccaaagtgcttgctcatagggggtcatatgattgttgggtttttctctgtatgtattattgtagggtcgaccttacaatataaagcaccttgaggcgactgttgttgtgatttggcgctgtataaataaagttgaattgaattgaaggaATTTATATTCTTGATTTGACATCATTTATATTGATTTTGAAAGATTTCTGTCAATCTGCACACACTCTGTAAATGAATCTGTGGCATGTGTAGAAAAAAGGGTCAAGTCTTGACCAATTGCATACGAGCTTTGGCTGCTTTCCACTAAACTGGAACATTTGTACAAACAAATCTCACCCGGAGACTGAGCAGTTGAAGCCGTTTCCCTCCGACAGTGAAAAATATAATGAGCAGCAGGTGAACTCAGACCTGACTGTAATGGATTATCAGCGGTCCAGATTCATAACCAGTCTAATGAATGTTTCTGTCCCCCAGTGGACACGCAGCCATACATCAGGTCACTTTGCATCGGTGAGAATATCATCATCAAGCTGGAgccaaaataaataatgtaaacaGTGTGGTTTGTCTATGGTGGAGCCCGGATCCATCAGAGTACTCGAGGCATGGAAATAACTGTAAACGCTCACAGCAACGCCTTCAAATAGCCTTCAGGAAAACCACATCGCTGTCCCACACTCTGACTGACAAACACCTTCATTTTGGATTCATGCAAAACATCCAGACGGAAAATTAAATCCCAGCTttagggtaaaaaaaaattattccaAGGAAAcggaaacaagaaaaaagtttgaattttaTCCCAAACTGGAAAAACAGCGTAGTAAAGTTCAACCATAGAAATAGTAAATACATacaaaaatcaaatgtaaatCTTTTCACGTGTTGTGATTTAACACGATGATGTAACGGCCTGCTGCAGTAAGCTTATCAGTGCATCGCATAAGAAATCAAACTCTTACAAATGAAGCTGGTGCAGACAGGAAACCAAAGAGGCAGCAAGTGAGCATGGTGCACCATTACGAACAGCATCACAGCGTGAAATAAAGCTTATGAGACACGTGACATTAATGGGACAGGAACCCCTGCACACTGTGTGATCCTCAGCCTTTGGCTGTCAGGAGTTCAGGCCCTGACGTACCAGGACTCGCTGGGAGCAGGCAGGATGTGATGTCACTGTTGTGAAGTCAGTCCCTGCAGCCTATCAAACAGGACTGTGACTCTCAGCAGCTGCAAACGACGCCATCGCGTCCGCTGAGGCCGGCCCTACAGGTCAGGTCAGACCGCGTTACACTGTATGAGTCTCTACCTGCAGGGTCACATGATTTCATGACCAGCTTCAGATAATGAAGAGCTGAAGGACCGCTCTTATTCAGTGTCTCAGTCAGTGGCACGTTTTACTACTGAAACCCTGTGGGCGGGGCTCgtaccctggacaggtcaccccACCTacgtctttggactgtgagaggaaacCCAGACAGGGAGAACATGAAGCTCCAGCCGCTGCACCGCTAAGCCACCACAACCTAATTATGCTTTTTAAAGTTAGTTTATGAAGTTGTCTAAAGCTAAAAACGTTCTTACAAAAAGCTCACATGCTCTCATCAAGTTCCTACGCCAACTAGAACATCCTGATGGTTCCCACAGACCAGTCGAGCAGGAACCTGTTATGATGTCACACAGTGTGTAGAGGCTCCAGGGTCGGACACTAACGGGTATTTAAATGTACTACAAAGTGCTGTGTAAACCTAAGCTTCCACAGTTTAACATTCAGTCTGAATCCAATTAGAGGTCAGTCCTTCATTTGGTGCTCTGAGCTACTTCAGAGGAAATTTCAGACACATTCAGTGCAGAGTCAGAAGCATCGCACTAAGATGTTGAGCGGACAGTAAGGCAGTAATCTCAGGATTATCGTTGCACACCGAATGGTTTTACTCGTTTGTTAACGACAGGTGGCAGAAAAGGGTCCAACTTTGAGCCTTTTTATTCTAAGAATTAAAGCGAGTACAACTTTGGGTTCTACAAAGAACACGCAGCAGAAAAACtggaaatgtgtttttcctCCAAGACGTTTACAGCAGTTTATCTGCACACCTGTAAACTGGGATTAATCGctaaaaacaatcaaacaataAATGGCACTTTGTTATTAAAGACCAATAAGACAACCAGCAGCTGTCATGTGAACACTGGCATGTTAGCATGAACTCCCCTCCTGTCCAATCAGATCGGCAGTGCAGGCGAGAAAAAATGGGCGTGGCATCAACAACAGTCATGCTGGGTCACGCTTGTTAGCTAGTGCTGCTATATTAACCTCTTCATTAAATTCcatttaataaaatgttaacTATGTATCAATAATGTATAGTCAACAGAAAACATAAGCATGGTTTAACCATTTTCAACAAACTCTTAATTCTGTCTCTTCAATTTGTTTTAGTAATCACTTAGCTGTAAGCTAACGTCTCGGCTAACGTTGGCTACCTGCCGCATTTGGCGTCCCTGTCTCGATTCGTAACGATTTTTCACGCTAAAGTTTTTAGGTTCAGAGGTGTGACTTCTTTTTCCACGTAAGTTCAACTGAGCGTTGAGTCAATCAGAGATGTTTGCAGAGCTGACAGCCCAGAGATGCTGCGTGCGGTCGGAGCTAGCAGTTAGCGGGAGTGGAAGTCACCGTGTGCAGATTAATAAAAGTTTGCTGTCACTGAATGAAAGCACAGATTAATAACTATGATCAGAACGAACGGGCTGGGAGAGGTACGCAGAGATTGTGCTTAAACAGTCGGACGATTGTAAAACGGCTAACACGCTGCGCTCAGTGCAGCACATCGAATATTTACAGCATCTTTTCATTGTTAGCTCGTCTGTGCTTTCACTGATGTGGCGCTGCAATGACGTCAGATcatattttacagcttttcttctggaaaacacacattttccaaAAATGTAGCTTCCaacatataattataaatccAAACACTTTTAAATGAATGATGTTTAATATTTACTACAATATGTCTTCTTCTGTCCATAGATACACACTTTTAATCTCTTTGGTTCATTTGAATCCATCTCAGCGCGACTGAACGAAGTATGATTGATCATTAATCACGTGAATATTTGGATAATCTGAATGAATCCAGTCTGTAATCCTGTTACATGTCATTACATTTATTAATCCGCACAGATTTCCACACAGTTCATTTTTACAAATAATCCTGATATAATTTATACATCGCTCTCTTTTGGCATCCTCTAAAATAatcacagatgtgctttttaaatacaaaattcaGACTGAATTTTAAATTCAAATGGCTAAAAGTTTGGTTCTTTTAAGCACCGAGGACAGCTGAACAAAAGAGTAATTACAATAATCTGCAGTTCCTGCTGAAACGTCTCTAAACTGCGAGGAGTTCAGTTACAGATTGAATCCACGTCAGTGACATATTACACGTTCTTCCTCCATAACACAGACGCTGTGCTCTGTCCTTTATTTCTCTTATTGTCAGTAAATCCCACAAGCAGATGTCAAACACTGGAGCTTCCCACAGAACACCTCACgacacacaaaaacattcagGTTTATTTCCTGTACATGTGTCTACGGGCCACGGACACGCTGAGAGTCAATAAACGTGAGCCCCCAGTTGTGGTCTGATTTAACGCGACACAAACTGATGTATTTGTCGGGTTTTCAGGTTTTCGAGCATCTCAAGCAGAACAGCTGCAGACGGGAGCGTTTGTCTTTAATGTAAGTGGGCGTGTCCATGAGTCAAGCTGGTTCTTATATTTATCTGCAGCTTTTTTTGCAATATAAATGAACGATGACATCATTACTGACCCACATAATCAATGTGAGATTTTTTCAATCATTAAAATTTGCAACCTGTTTACATGCGTGTGGTTTACACTGTTTACATGCAGCGTCGCGTGAAGCGTCTTCAGTTTCCGTGAATCTTTAGAAATGACCCAGCTGGCTAAAACAAACTGAACCTCCAGCAGGTTAGACTCCGCCCACGGGCTTCCTGACAATCAAAGAAATAACGATTTCTGCCACGTGTCTTTACTCGCCAAAAATGGcgattttttgttcttttgcttTGTTGGCATGCCGACGTTTTACCTGTTTCGTTTCATTTGTTAGCATGCTGCTGTTTTACAGCCCCTGAGTAAATTTTTAGCATGCTAACAACAACATTAGCATGCAACTCGTGTTTGAGTGATAAGAATATTTCAACACtaatattttaaagtagaaCTGCTGTAATTTTAATGCATCTGTGGTCCAAACTGCTTCTGCAGAGCTCGAGGAAGTTTCAAAGGAGCAGAAGGACGAGCTGGGCGCTGTAAACCGTGAGGTCACGCTCATTTATGGCACACAGCAGTACGAGGGCGCCATCGCTTTAGAGCCTACGCCTCATTcttaaggaaaaagaaagaaaacaacaggaaTGATGGGAAATGTAGTAAAGGTGACAATTCCAGGTGACTGTGCTGTCATTCATTAATGAGGATTACTGATGGTTCAAATGTGTGACCCAGAGCACCGTTACCGTGGAAACGTGACCACAGTGGTCCGATTTAACgagtaaaaaaataacactGACTGCTGTCCCGTCCAGCCGGTGCTGAGTCGGCGCTCCTCTGCAGTAAGATTTATGATCACATCGATTTATTCAGGCGGTCGATTAGCAGAGAAGAACCAGGACACAGCAGACTGCCAACACAGCCATCGGACTCCATCGTGACGGGATGCTTTTTACACGGCTGCAGAAAAGCATGATGGGAGAAACATgcggggagagagagagtgttagAGTCTCAGGGCAGTGGAAGTAATTGCTGTCATGTGGATCGGCCTCACATCTTTGGATGTGGCTCGAAGAAAACAGTTGGTTcactgtttggaaaaaaaaaaaaaagcactttaaacTGATTAGCATCGTTAGCATCGTTAGCATTCCTCAGGGAAACCCTCCACTTATCACAGGGAACTCAACTCGAGCAGGGAGGTGCACGTTTGCATTATTTATACCATAACAATGTTTTAAATGTGGTATGCAGCCACCTTCAGTCCAACTGTGGACAAATATGCACCAGTCAGGTGTAACATACTGACCGTGTGCCTAATATTGTGTCGGCCCCCCTTTGGCTGCACCCATCGAGGCTGTGCTGTGGGTGGAGCCTCTGTGGATTGGACCTTTTGTGCAGCACCTCGCACTGATGCTCAGCTGACTGAGATGGCCCGTGACCCCGTGACCCCTGCTCCTTCCTTGGAGCCCCACAGGAGCTTCAGTGTCGCAGCTACTTTGAGCCAAACTGTCACAAATCCTCACGCTCGTCCGTTTTCCTGCCTCTAACATCGACTTTGAGCACAAAACGCTTACTTGTCCCTGAATGCACTGCAGTTTAACAACATGCTTCACTTGAACCGTGCTCATAAAAAGCAGGCGAGGCCATGAAGGTTTGATTCTGCAGCGCGTTAAAAAGACGACACCCTCGCCCAGCGCTGGAGACGTTTAACCCAAAACCATGTGAGCAGGTAACAGGCTCAGACCAGAAGCAGGTGAAGACTGTGTCAGGTGAAGGACAGCACCTACCAGACTGAGGCCCACAAGCCACGCTGTAAGACGTCCACAAGTTCACGGCCATCAGGAACGTCGCTATGAATCCAAACACCTgtgaacaaacacacagtgcGTTACAAACACCTTTCAAAGTAAAGCTGCTCAAGTTTACTGACGGATCTCACTCAGCTCAGAGAAGTTCAGGCAGGACCAGATTTCTGTTCTGAGGAAAGAACTTAATGTGACGTCCTGCGTGATCAGAGGGAGGACTCGGTCTGCAGGAGTCACACACAGAGCCGGTCTGCTGCAAAGTGACACAACACGAGTCTAGCAGCTGTGCGCTTACGTACCGATCCGGCCACCAGCGCTGAAACTCCACCGCTCTTCGCCGAGGCGATGATGGAGGCGATGAAGATGAGGATGCATCCCACAGAGTAATGAAAGAACTCCTGAAACAGCAGAGGAACAATAAACAGAAGATTTCTCAGCATCTGTCAGCACCTCGTTTCCACCACAGAGGAGCTCTGAGAAAGCTCCGAGCCTTCCTCAGAGCTCCGCTTTAGTGGACGGCTTCAAAGTCGGGTCTGCTTCTGAAACCAGGACACAAACATTCATTAATAAATACCGCTGTACAGGAAGTGCTTTTCATTACCAGCACGTCTCTCATCCTGCAGTCGGATGAGCTCGCTGAGAGCTCAGCACAGGAACCAGACCTGCACCGCAGCTGctggactttcaaaataagagcaaggGACTGACCGCTGCTGAACAGATGTGCGTACAGATGTGCAGAAGACGCTGGGGGTCGGGTGACATGGAGGCAGGTGCTCTGCTGTGGAGCTTTATTAGTACCGTTTACAGCTGAGCAGACTTTGGGTGCATGTATGTACAGCGTCCGTATGAAGATCAGCTGTCATCTCACAATTTTGAACATTTCTCTGGATTCAACAGAACAAAGAGGAAATCTCGGCATGTGTGGAAGCATAAATCTGATTTTGGATGAAGTCCATCCTGCAAGTTTGAGCCGAACGACTAACAGAGAGCTGCAGGTTGATGTTTCGGTCTCAGGCTGAGATCTCCCAGCATGTTTGGTGCTCATGAACATTTTGAAGGTCACAAAGCTCTCAAAAGATTAAGGAACAATTTGCAGCAGctgatttgtttcattttgatcCAAAATCTGAGATTTACTCAATCTGAAAATCACCTCTGCTCACGGCAGACTGGTCAGGAAGGTAAACGAGGGGCTGCTGGTGCACTACGAGCATCCGCACACCAGAAACTTTCTTCCTTCCTTGAACTCCACAGAGAAGCCAGAAGAACATTTGGGTAAATGTTCTTCTGGCTTCTCAGCGTTGCAtaacagcagcttcctgttgcACTACCCTGAGAATCAAACGCTCAAGTCTTCGATGCAGAAGTTCGGCTGAAATGCAGAAGTgagacacagacagatggaAGCGTCGCTCCTCTTACCGTCAGCGGCCAGTTGATGCAGGGCATCCTCGTCTGCAGCCTGCACAGGTGCATGAGGAAGAAGATGAGGAAGGCTACGAGGAACCACAGCGTCACCACCTCGAAGTACTGGAAGGCCGGCCAGCTGGGCCAGCCGCGAGTGcagaacacacacaggaaggcGATGAGCAGGGAGATCTGGGAAAAGGGAAATTCATTTTAATATCTGCTTATTTTGCATTAGAGGCGAGCAGCGTTTTGAGGACATGCATCACATGTTTTTGCATCTTCTTGTTTAAACAAGCAAAAGAGAACGAAGCGATGCGCCGCGTTCACGGCCGATGGTTTTTAGAAGAGCTCCTGAGCGCGTGCAGTGACTTCCACCTCAGGATCGGCTGGTTTCTCATGAGCTCCACACACTG is a window encoding:
- the cmtm7 gene encoding CKLF-like MARVEL transmembrane domain-containing protein 7 → MSHTVITTTTTTRTSGESGLNLGYTRTIPGLLKIGQLISLLIAFLCVFCTRGWPSWPAFQYFEVVTLWFLVAFLIFFLMHLCRLQTRMPCINWPLTEFFHYSVGCILIFIASIIASAKSGGVSALVAGSVFGFIATFLMAVNLWTSYSVACGPQSAV